One Syntrophobacterales bacterium genomic region harbors:
- a CDS encoding 4Fe-4S dicluster domain-containing protein, producing the protein MARKAMLIDESKCTACRGCQVACKQWNELTGWNYSKTVNTGGYENPPKLTPQTWTRIKFTEYDGPQGFRWLFLKEGCMHCGEAVCVDVCPTKALKKQADGRVTLEPDLCNGCGYCSQFCPFGVPKLEVSNVLTGKAKASKCTFCQDRTDNGLIPSCVKTCPAQALHWGDRDQMIAAGKKRVETLKTRGFAAANLYGEEAVGGLGRLYVLVEKPEAYGLPANPQYPALAVMWQNVIQPLGKIAIGGTVLGTLVAWLIIRRNINMEEVE; encoded by the coding sequence ATGGCGCGCAAAGCGATGTTGATTGACGAATCCAAGTGCACCGCCTGTCGCGGATGCCAGGTGGCCTGCAAGCAGTGGAATGAACTTACGGGGTGGAATTATTCAAAGACCGTCAACACAGGCGGCTATGAGAATCCTCCGAAACTTACCCCGCAGACGTGGACGCGGATTAAATTTACCGAATATGACGGCCCTCAGGGATTTAGGTGGCTTTTTCTGAAAGAAGGCTGCATGCACTGCGGAGAGGCCGTCTGTGTGGACGTCTGTCCGACGAAGGCCCTGAAGAAGCAGGCCGACGGCAGGGTGACGCTGGAGCCGGATCTGTGCAACGGCTGCGGTTACTGCTCCCAGTTCTGCCCCTTCGGCGTCCCTAAACTTGAAGTTTCCAATGTGCTCACAGGGAAGGCTAAGGCCTCCAAATGCACCTTCTGCCAGGACCGTACGGATAACGGTCTGATTCCCTCCTGTGTGAAGACCTGCCCGGCCCAGGCCCTCCACTGGGGTGACCGGGACCAGATGATCGCGGCGGGAAAGAAACGGGTGGAAACGCTCAAGACCCGTGGATTCGCCGCGGCCAATCTCTATGGGGAGGAGGCCGTTGGCGGGCTCGGGCGCCTGTATGTGCTGGTCGAAAAACCAGAGGCCTATGGACTTCCGGCGAATCCCCAGTATCCAGCCCTGGCCGTGATGTGGCAAAACGTCATTCAGCCTTTGGGCAAGATTGCCATTGGGGGAACGGTGCTGGGGACCTTGGTGGCCTGGTTGATTATCCGCCGGAATATCAATATGGAGGAAGTCGAATGA
- a CDS encoding cytochrome b/b6 domain-containing protein: MNGQGEKAGHVFQIRWIPKYTFVERFLHWINTALFIPLVVTGLVLYLDVFKPLAQGDAGQWMRLMHRLTAILFIAVPLIYGILQPRRLWMHLKEFGFGRDDLGWLKNAFGYYVWGKHDAMPPQGRFNTGEKINAVVMIVSWILFVVSGLIMWYGKGIVSPELFRWMVVVHDLAMIVAFCMLIVHLFLAVAHPLMWAALVSMRFGVTSATYAAEHHAKWYYGPKRAKELYEAKKKNASHGD, from the coding sequence ATGAACGGTCAAGGAGAAAAAGCAGGACATGTCTTCCAGATCCGCTGGATCCCGAAGTACACATTTGTAGAGCGTTTCCTGCACTGGATTAATACCGCCCTTTTCATCCCTCTGGTGGTCACAGGTCTCGTTCTCTATCTGGACGTTTTCAAACCCCTGGCTCAGGGGGACGCCGGGCAATGGATGCGCCTCATGCACCGTTTGACAGCAATTCTTTTCATCGCGGTACCCTTGATATACGGCATCCTGCAACCGCGGCGCTTGTGGATGCATTTGAAAGAGTTCGGCTTTGGAAGGGATGATCTGGGCTGGCTGAAAAACGCCTTCGGTTATTACGTATGGGGAAAGCACGATGCCATGCCGCCGCAGGGCCGGTTCAATACCGGGGAAAAGATCAATGCGGTGGTCATGATCGTCTCCTGGATACTGTTCGTAGTCAGCGGTTTGATCATGTGGTACGGCAAGGGAATCGTATCGCCTGAACTGTTCCGCTGGATGGTGGTGGTCCATGACCTGGCCATGATCGTCGCCTTCTGCATGCTCATAGTCCATCTGTTTCTGGCGGTGGCGCATCCGCTGATGTGGGCCGCCCTGGTCAGCATGCGTTTCGGCGTCACCTCCGCCACTTATGCGGCCGAACACCATGCGAAGTGGTATTATGGACCCAAGCGGGCGAAGGAACTCTACGAAGCAAAGAAGAAAAATGCTTCCCACGGAGACTAA
- a CDS encoding response regulator, translating to MSKILVVDDDPDFIKITRTILQFQNHEVLTAANGEQGLKVMREEKPDLVILDVMMSYILDGLDTRRQMAADKDLKDIPVIMATSLTGDRVRSELPSDEYVPASEWIHKPIDPDKLLEQVKRILG from the coding sequence ATGTCCAAAATCCTTGTTGTTGATGACGATCCCGATTTTATCAAGATTACCCGGACGATTCTGCAGTTTCAGAACCACGAAGTGTTGACGGCGGCCAACGGGGAGCAGGGGCTGAAGGTAATGCGGGAGGAAAAGCCCGATCTGGTCATCCTGGATGTCATGATGTCCTATATCCTCGACGGTCTGGATACCCGCCGCCAGATGGCAGCCGACAAGGATCTCAAGGATATTCCGGTGATCATGGCCACTTCACTCACCGGGGACCGGGTGCGCAGTGAACTGCCGTCCGACGAATACGTCCCCGCTTCTGAATGGATTCACAAACCCATCGACCCGGACAAACTTCTCGAACAGGTCAAAAGGATCCTCGGATAA